The following are encoded together in the Panicum virgatum strain AP13 chromosome 6K, P.virgatum_v5, whole genome shotgun sequence genome:
- the LOC120712847 gene encoding transcription termination factor MTERF6, chloroplastic/mitochondrial-like — MASSVSGSKSLAQWLRENGFDEETVARMSRRCKNLHSLDAGEASGVWDYLLTGVKIERRRLRHVVAKCPKVLTLPVDGKLVPTVQCLATLQAKPGEVAQAIAKFPQILFHSVEEKLCPLLAFFQTLGVSEKQLAKLLMVNPRLISYSIEAKFSQTVDFLVGLGIDKEGMIGKILTKEPYIMGYSVDKRLRPTAEFLKSEIGLQGSDLKRVIMSFPDILSRDVDKILRPNLAFLQSCSFSKGQVMALVAGYPPVLIKSVKHCLEPRIKFLVEEMGRDMGEVVHYPQFFRHGLKRSLEYRHKVLKQNNSSCSLSEMLDCNQKKFAMKFGLVAAV, encoded by the coding sequence ATGGCAAGCAGTGTCAGCGGTTCCAAGAGCCTGGCGCAGTGGCTGAGGGAGAACGGGTTCGACGAGGAGACCGTCGCGCGCATGTCGAGGAGGTGCAAGAACCTGCACAGcctcgacgccggcgaggcCTCTGGCGTCTGGGACTACCTCCTCACCGGCGTCAAGATCGAGCGGCGGAGGCTGCGGCACGTGGTGGCCAAGTGCCCCAAGGTGCTCACCCTGCCCGTGGACGGCAAGCTCGTGCCCACGGTGCAGTGCCTCGCCACGCTGCAGGCCAAGCCCGGGGAGGTGGCGCAGGCCATCGCCAAGTTCCCGCAGATACTCTTCCACAGCGTGGAGGAGAAGCTCTGCCCGCTCCTCGCCTTCTTCCAGACGCTCGGCGTCTCTGAGAAGCAGCTCGCCAAGCTGCTCATGGTCAACCCGCGCCTCATCAGCTACAGCATCGAGGCCAAGTTCTCGCAGACGGTGGACTTCCTTGTCGGCTTAGGCATTGACAAGGAAGGCATGATCGGAAAGATCCTGACCAAGGAGCCTTACATCATGGGGTATAGTGTCGACAAACGGCTGCGTCCCACTGCCGAGTTCCTCAAGTCGGAGATCGGGTTACAGGGGTCAGATCTCAAAAGGGTGATCATGAGCTTCCCTGATATATTATCACGAGATGTGGATAAGATTCTGCGGCCCAATTTAGCGTTCTTGCAGAGCTGCAGTTTCAGCAAGGGTCAGGTTATGGCATTGGTGGCTGGATACCCTCCTGTTCTCATCAAGAGCGTCAAACACTGCTTGGAGCCAAGGATAAAGTTCCTGGTTGAAGAAATGGGACGGGACATGGGTGAGGTGGTACATTACCCCCAGTTCTTTCGCCATGGGCTCAAGAGGAGCCTGGAGTACCGTCACAAGGTGCTCAAGCAGAATAACTCGAGTTGCAGCCTCAGCGAGATGCTAGACTGTAATCAGAAGAAGTTTGCCATGAAATTTGGTTTGGTTGCAGCAGTTTAG
- the LOC120712845 gene encoding uncharacterized protein LOC120712845 isoform X4, producing the protein MLHKRYSLNLPDQLPEHRIITTAERTERTISKSVADLAWEIAVLEEEVVRKELHLLSLYRAAFDQYLGVSPRASAQVETLPPGMDQWSGVMLHPKVTDDYQVDQELQRQRSSRTADEGTLRLRNIKESAAYNLPTLSDSKRHTLELSRSSSGRSSLANFLSASITEYVPKISCKLSEDILRCISAVYCKLASRPLKEANSETLSTPSLSSASSSFSLKYPVDSWSPRCHYNAETTSDTHGSFDGSNGQYTGMIIFPRIHIDEDKFEYASKMLDTIRTLIKRLEKIDPTKMAHEEQLCFWINIHNALVMHAFMAYGLQEKRMKSTDMILKAAYNVGGHSVNSQIIQNSILGCQSHRPSLWVRTLFTPMKKSGNSIHPYALRHLEPIAHFALSTGAFSDPPVRLYTAKKLYHQLEQARTEFIEANVMVRKQTIFLPKVLHFYAKDAALELPDLIDMVCESMPELQQKEIKQYLRRRVDKCVEWLPCKSSFRYTVHRSLAE; encoded by the exons ATGCTCCATAAAAGATATTCGCTTAACCTCCCGGACCAGTTGCCGGAGCATCGCATCATCACAACTGCAGAGAGAACTGAAAGAACTATTTCAAAG TCTGTTGCAGACTTGGCATGGGAGATTGCAGTGCTTGAGGAGGAAGTTGTTCGGAAGGAACTGCACCTGCTGTCCCTGTACAGAGCAGCATTTGATCAATATCTCGGCGTCTCTCCTCGTGCTTCTGCCCAGGTAGAAACCTTGCCACCTGGAATGGATCAATGGTCAGGGGTTATGCTGCATCCTAAGGTAACAGATGATTATCAGGTggatcaagaattgcaacgtcaACGCAGCAGCAGAACTGCTGACGAGGGCACGCTTCGCCTCAGAAATATCAAGGAATCAGCAGCATATAACCTGCCAACACTTTCAGATTCTAAACGC CATACGCTGGAGCTATCAAGATCATCTTCAGGGCGGTCTAGCCTTGCAAACTTCTTGAGTGCTTCTATAACTGAATATGTGCCCAAGATCTCCTGCAAACTTTCAGAGGACATACTTAGGTGCATTTCTGCTGTCTACTGCAAACTTGCAAGCAGGCCATTGAAAGAGGCAAATTCTGAGACATTGTCCACTCCTTCTTTATCATCTGCATCGAGTTCCTTTTCTCTGAAGTACCCTGTCGATAGTTGGAGCCCTCGGTGCCATTACAATGCTGAGACAACCTCTGATACACATGGTTCATTTGATGGGAGTAATGGGCAATACACTGGGATGATaatttttccaaggatacaTATAGATGAAGACAAATTTGAATATGCCTCTAAaatgctggatacaatcag AACACTGATAAAACGTCTGGAGAAGATTGATCCTACAAAGATGGCGCATGAAGAGCAACTCTGTTTTTGGATTAACATCCACAATGCTTTGGTTATGCAT GCTTTCATGGCTTATGGGCTACAGGAAAAACGCATGAAAAGCACTGACATGATTCTGAAG GCTGCTTATAATGTGGGCGGACATTCAGTAAACTCTCAAATTATTCAGAACTCAATTCTTGGATGTCAATCTCACCGCCCTTCACTG TGGGTTCGCACGCTATTTACGCCAATGAAAAAATCAGGGAACTCCATACATCCATATGCACTTCGTCATCTAGAGCCAATCGCTCACTTTGCTCTTTCCACAGGGGCATTTTCAGATCCACCA GTAAGGCTGTACACAGCCAAAAAATTATACCACCAATTGGAGCAAGCCAGGACTGAGTTCATTGAAGCAAATGTTATGGTCAGGAAGCAGACCATCTTCCTACCCAAAGTTCTCCACTTTTATGCAAAGGATGCTGCGCTAGAGTTGCCTGACCTGATTGACATGGTATGTGAGAGCATGCCTGAACTACAGCAAAAAGAGATCAAACAATATCTTAGGAGGAGAGTTGACAAGTGTGTTGAGTGGTTACCCTGCAAATCTTCTTTCAGATACACTGTACATAGGAGTTTGGCTGAGTAG
- the LOC120712845 gene encoding uncharacterized protein LOC120712845 isoform X2 produces the protein MEDPGLEALKEGGLCAETASSYQQHRHSRSAISTCASVPEMSPRLSDHIPTTNRNKMLHKRYSLNLPDQLPEHRIITTAERTERTISKSGIRNCVPCPNFGLHDSVADLAWEIAVLEEEVVRKELHLLSLYRAAFDQYLGVSPRASAQVDQELQRQRSSRTADEGTLRLRNIKESAAYNLPTLSDSKRHTLELSRSSSGRSSLANFLSASITEYVPKISCKLSEDILRCISAVYCKLASRPLKEANSETLSTPSLSSASSSFSLKYPVDSWSPRCHYNAETTSDTHGSFDGSNGQYTGMIIFPRIHIDEDKFEYASKMLDTIRTLIKRLEKIDPTKMAHEEQLCFWINIHNALVMHAFMAYGLQEKRMKSTDMILKAAYNVGGHSVNSQIIQNSILGCQSHRPSLWVRTLFTPMKKSGNSIHPYALRHLEPIAHFALSTGAFSDPPVRLYTAKKLYHQLEQARTEFIEANVMVRKQTIFLPKVLHFYAKDAALELPDLIDMVCESMPELQQKEIKQYLRRRVDKCVEWLPCKSSFRYTVHRSLAE, from the exons ATGGAGGACCCAGGACTAGAGGCGCTCAAGGAAGGAGGACTCTGCGCAGAAACAGCATCTTCTTATCAGCAACACCGACACTCAAGAAG TGCTATAAGCACATGTGCAAGTGTCCCTGAAATGTCTCCGCGACTCTCCGATCACATACCT ACAACCAATCGCAATAAGATGCTCCATAAAAGATATTCGCTTAACCTCCCGGACCAGTTGCCGGAGCATCGCATCATCACAACTGCAGAGAGAACTGAAAGAACTATTTCAAAG TCAGGAATCAGGAACTGTGTTCCATGTCCAAATTTTGGACTACATGAT TCTGTTGCAGACTTGGCATGGGAGATTGCAGTGCTTGAGGAGGAAGTTGTTCGGAAGGAACTGCACCTGCTGTCCCTGTACAGAGCAGCATTTGATCAATATCTCGGCGTCTCTCCTCGTGCTTCTGCCCAG GTggatcaagaattgcaacgtcaACGCAGCAGCAGAACTGCTGACGAGGGCACGCTTCGCCTCAGAAATATCAAGGAATCAGCAGCATATAACCTGCCAACACTTTCAGATTCTAAACGC CATACGCTGGAGCTATCAAGATCATCTTCAGGGCGGTCTAGCCTTGCAAACTTCTTGAGTGCTTCTATAACTGAATATGTGCCCAAGATCTCCTGCAAACTTTCAGAGGACATACTTAGGTGCATTTCTGCTGTCTACTGCAAACTTGCAAGCAGGCCATTGAAAGAGGCAAATTCTGAGACATTGTCCACTCCTTCTTTATCATCTGCATCGAGTTCCTTTTCTCTGAAGTACCCTGTCGATAGTTGGAGCCCTCGGTGCCATTACAATGCTGAGACAACCTCTGATACACATGGTTCATTTGATGGGAGTAATGGGCAATACACTGGGATGATaatttttccaaggatacaTATAGATGAAGACAAATTTGAATATGCCTCTAAaatgctggatacaatcag AACACTGATAAAACGTCTGGAGAAGATTGATCCTACAAAGATGGCGCATGAAGAGCAACTCTGTTTTTGGATTAACATCCACAATGCTTTGGTTATGCAT GCTTTCATGGCTTATGGGCTACAGGAAAAACGCATGAAAAGCACTGACATGATTCTGAAG GCTGCTTATAATGTGGGCGGACATTCAGTAAACTCTCAAATTATTCAGAACTCAATTCTTGGATGTCAATCTCACCGCCCTTCACTG TGGGTTCGCACGCTATTTACGCCAATGAAAAAATCAGGGAACTCCATACATCCATATGCACTTCGTCATCTAGAGCCAATCGCTCACTTTGCTCTTTCCACAGGGGCATTTTCAGATCCACCA GTAAGGCTGTACACAGCCAAAAAATTATACCACCAATTGGAGCAAGCCAGGACTGAGTTCATTGAAGCAAATGTTATGGTCAGGAAGCAGACCATCTTCCTACCCAAAGTTCTCCACTTTTATGCAAAGGATGCTGCGCTAGAGTTGCCTGACCTGATTGACATGGTATGTGAGAGCATGCCTGAACTACAGCAAAAAGAGATCAAACAATATCTTAGGAGGAGAGTTGACAAGTGTGTTGAGTGGTTACCCTGCAAATCTTCTTTCAGATACACTGTACATAGGAGTTTGGCTGAGTAG
- the LOC120712845 gene encoding uncharacterized protein LOC120712845 isoform X1, translated as MEDPGLEALKEGGLCAETASSYQQHRHSRSAISTCASVPEMSPRLSDHIPTTNRNKMLHKRYSLNLPDQLPEHRIITTAERTERTISKSVADLAWEIAVLEEEVVRKELHLLSLYRAAFDQYLGVSPRASAQVETLPPGMDQWSGVMLHPKVTDDYQVDQELQRQRSSRTADEGTLRLRNIKESAAYNLPTLSDSKRHTLELSRSSSGRSSLANFLSASITEYVPKISCKLSEDILRCISAVYCKLASRPLKEANSETLSTPSLSSASSSFSLKYPVDSWSPRCHYNAETTSDTHGSFDGSNGQYTGMIIFPRIHIDEDKFEYASKMLDTIRTLIKRLEKIDPTKMAHEEQLCFWINIHNALVMHAFMAYGLQEKRMKSTDMILKAAYNVGGHSVNSQIIQNSILGCQSHRPSLWVRTLFTPMKKSGNSIHPYALRHLEPIAHFALSTGAFSDPPVRLYTAKKLYHQLEQARTEFIEANVMVRKQTIFLPKVLHFYAKDAALELPDLIDMVCESMPELQQKEIKQYLRRRVDKCVEWLPCKSSFRYTVHRSLAE; from the exons ATGGAGGACCCAGGACTAGAGGCGCTCAAGGAAGGAGGACTCTGCGCAGAAACAGCATCTTCTTATCAGCAACACCGACACTCAAGAAG TGCTATAAGCACATGTGCAAGTGTCCCTGAAATGTCTCCGCGACTCTCCGATCACATACCT ACAACCAATCGCAATAAGATGCTCCATAAAAGATATTCGCTTAACCTCCCGGACCAGTTGCCGGAGCATCGCATCATCACAACTGCAGAGAGAACTGAAAGAACTATTTCAAAG TCTGTTGCAGACTTGGCATGGGAGATTGCAGTGCTTGAGGAGGAAGTTGTTCGGAAGGAACTGCACCTGCTGTCCCTGTACAGAGCAGCATTTGATCAATATCTCGGCGTCTCTCCTCGTGCTTCTGCCCAGGTAGAAACCTTGCCACCTGGAATGGATCAATGGTCAGGGGTTATGCTGCATCCTAAGGTAACAGATGATTATCAGGTggatcaagaattgcaacgtcaACGCAGCAGCAGAACTGCTGACGAGGGCACGCTTCGCCTCAGAAATATCAAGGAATCAGCAGCATATAACCTGCCAACACTTTCAGATTCTAAACGC CATACGCTGGAGCTATCAAGATCATCTTCAGGGCGGTCTAGCCTTGCAAACTTCTTGAGTGCTTCTATAACTGAATATGTGCCCAAGATCTCCTGCAAACTTTCAGAGGACATACTTAGGTGCATTTCTGCTGTCTACTGCAAACTTGCAAGCAGGCCATTGAAAGAGGCAAATTCTGAGACATTGTCCACTCCTTCTTTATCATCTGCATCGAGTTCCTTTTCTCTGAAGTACCCTGTCGATAGTTGGAGCCCTCGGTGCCATTACAATGCTGAGACAACCTCTGATACACATGGTTCATTTGATGGGAGTAATGGGCAATACACTGGGATGATaatttttccaaggatacaTATAGATGAAGACAAATTTGAATATGCCTCTAAaatgctggatacaatcag AACACTGATAAAACGTCTGGAGAAGATTGATCCTACAAAGATGGCGCATGAAGAGCAACTCTGTTTTTGGATTAACATCCACAATGCTTTGGTTATGCAT GCTTTCATGGCTTATGGGCTACAGGAAAAACGCATGAAAAGCACTGACATGATTCTGAAG GCTGCTTATAATGTGGGCGGACATTCAGTAAACTCTCAAATTATTCAGAACTCAATTCTTGGATGTCAATCTCACCGCCCTTCACTG TGGGTTCGCACGCTATTTACGCCAATGAAAAAATCAGGGAACTCCATACATCCATATGCACTTCGTCATCTAGAGCCAATCGCTCACTTTGCTCTTTCCACAGGGGCATTTTCAGATCCACCA GTAAGGCTGTACACAGCCAAAAAATTATACCACCAATTGGAGCAAGCCAGGACTGAGTTCATTGAAGCAAATGTTATGGTCAGGAAGCAGACCATCTTCCTACCCAAAGTTCTCCACTTTTATGCAAAGGATGCTGCGCTAGAGTTGCCTGACCTGATTGACATGGTATGTGAGAGCATGCCTGAACTACAGCAAAAAGAGATCAAACAATATCTTAGGAGGAGAGTTGACAAGTGTGTTGAGTGGTTACCCTGCAAATCTTCTTTCAGATACACTGTACATAGGAGTTTGGCTGAGTAG
- the LOC120712845 gene encoding uncharacterized protein LOC120712845 isoform X3, with product MEDPGLEALKEGGLCAETASSYQQHRHSRSAISTCASVPEMSPRLSDHIPTTNRNKMLHKRYSLNLPDQLPEHRIITTAERTERTISKSVADLAWEIAVLEEEVVRKELHLLSLYRAAFDQYLGVSPRASAQVDQELQRQRSSRTADEGTLRLRNIKESAAYNLPTLSDSKRHTLELSRSSSGRSSLANFLSASITEYVPKISCKLSEDILRCISAVYCKLASRPLKEANSETLSTPSLSSASSSFSLKYPVDSWSPRCHYNAETTSDTHGSFDGSNGQYTGMIIFPRIHIDEDKFEYASKMLDTIRTLIKRLEKIDPTKMAHEEQLCFWINIHNALVMHAFMAYGLQEKRMKSTDMILKAAYNVGGHSVNSQIIQNSILGCQSHRPSLWVRTLFTPMKKSGNSIHPYALRHLEPIAHFALSTGAFSDPPVRLYTAKKLYHQLEQARTEFIEANVMVRKQTIFLPKVLHFYAKDAALELPDLIDMVCESMPELQQKEIKQYLRRRVDKCVEWLPCKSSFRYTVHRSLAE from the exons ATGGAGGACCCAGGACTAGAGGCGCTCAAGGAAGGAGGACTCTGCGCAGAAACAGCATCTTCTTATCAGCAACACCGACACTCAAGAAG TGCTATAAGCACATGTGCAAGTGTCCCTGAAATGTCTCCGCGACTCTCCGATCACATACCT ACAACCAATCGCAATAAGATGCTCCATAAAAGATATTCGCTTAACCTCCCGGACCAGTTGCCGGAGCATCGCATCATCACAACTGCAGAGAGAACTGAAAGAACTATTTCAAAG TCTGTTGCAGACTTGGCATGGGAGATTGCAGTGCTTGAGGAGGAAGTTGTTCGGAAGGAACTGCACCTGCTGTCCCTGTACAGAGCAGCATTTGATCAATATCTCGGCGTCTCTCCTCGTGCTTCTGCCCAG GTggatcaagaattgcaacgtcaACGCAGCAGCAGAACTGCTGACGAGGGCACGCTTCGCCTCAGAAATATCAAGGAATCAGCAGCATATAACCTGCCAACACTTTCAGATTCTAAACGC CATACGCTGGAGCTATCAAGATCATCTTCAGGGCGGTCTAGCCTTGCAAACTTCTTGAGTGCTTCTATAACTGAATATGTGCCCAAGATCTCCTGCAAACTTTCAGAGGACATACTTAGGTGCATTTCTGCTGTCTACTGCAAACTTGCAAGCAGGCCATTGAAAGAGGCAAATTCTGAGACATTGTCCACTCCTTCTTTATCATCTGCATCGAGTTCCTTTTCTCTGAAGTACCCTGTCGATAGTTGGAGCCCTCGGTGCCATTACAATGCTGAGACAACCTCTGATACACATGGTTCATTTGATGGGAGTAATGGGCAATACACTGGGATGATaatttttccaaggatacaTATAGATGAAGACAAATTTGAATATGCCTCTAAaatgctggatacaatcag AACACTGATAAAACGTCTGGAGAAGATTGATCCTACAAAGATGGCGCATGAAGAGCAACTCTGTTTTTGGATTAACATCCACAATGCTTTGGTTATGCAT GCTTTCATGGCTTATGGGCTACAGGAAAAACGCATGAAAAGCACTGACATGATTCTGAAG GCTGCTTATAATGTGGGCGGACATTCAGTAAACTCTCAAATTATTCAGAACTCAATTCTTGGATGTCAATCTCACCGCCCTTCACTG TGGGTTCGCACGCTATTTACGCCAATGAAAAAATCAGGGAACTCCATACATCCATATGCACTTCGTCATCTAGAGCCAATCGCTCACTTTGCTCTTTCCACAGGGGCATTTTCAGATCCACCA GTAAGGCTGTACACAGCCAAAAAATTATACCACCAATTGGAGCAAGCCAGGACTGAGTTCATTGAAGCAAATGTTATGGTCAGGAAGCAGACCATCTTCCTACCCAAAGTTCTCCACTTTTATGCAAAGGATGCTGCGCTAGAGTTGCCTGACCTGATTGACATGGTATGTGAGAGCATGCCTGAACTACAGCAAAAAGAGATCAAACAATATCTTAGGAGGAGAGTTGACAAGTGTGTTGAGTGGTTACCCTGCAAATCTTCTTTCAGATACACTGTACATAGGAGTTTGGCTGAGTAG
- the LOC120712845 gene encoding uncharacterized protein LOC120712845 isoform X6, with the protein MLHKRYSLNLPDQLPEHRIITTAERTERTISKSVADLAWEIAVLEEEVVRKELHLLSLYRAAFDQYLGVSPRASAQVDQELQRQRSSRTADEGTLRLRNIKESAAYNLPTLSDSKRHTLELSRSSSGRSSLANFLSASITEYVPKISCKLSEDILRCISAVYCKLASRPLKEANSETLSTPSLSSASSSFSLKYPVDSWSPRCHYNAETTSDTHGSFDGSNGQYTGMIIFPRIHIDEDKFEYASKMLDTIRTLIKRLEKIDPTKMAHEEQLCFWINIHNALVMHAFMAYGLQEKRMKSTDMILKAAYNVGGHSVNSQIIQNSILGCQSHRPSLWVRTLFTPMKKSGNSIHPYALRHLEPIAHFALSTGAFSDPPVRLYTAKKLYHQLEQARTEFIEANVMVRKQTIFLPKVLHFYAKDAALELPDLIDMVCESMPELQQKEIKQYLRRRVDKCVEWLPCKSSFRYTVHRSLAE; encoded by the exons ATGCTCCATAAAAGATATTCGCTTAACCTCCCGGACCAGTTGCCGGAGCATCGCATCATCACAACTGCAGAGAGAACTGAAAGAACTATTTCAAAG TCTGTTGCAGACTTGGCATGGGAGATTGCAGTGCTTGAGGAGGAAGTTGTTCGGAAGGAACTGCACCTGCTGTCCCTGTACAGAGCAGCATTTGATCAATATCTCGGCGTCTCTCCTCGTGCTTCTGCCCAG GTggatcaagaattgcaacgtcaACGCAGCAGCAGAACTGCTGACGAGGGCACGCTTCGCCTCAGAAATATCAAGGAATCAGCAGCATATAACCTGCCAACACTTTCAGATTCTAAACGC CATACGCTGGAGCTATCAAGATCATCTTCAGGGCGGTCTAGCCTTGCAAACTTCTTGAGTGCTTCTATAACTGAATATGTGCCCAAGATCTCCTGCAAACTTTCAGAGGACATACTTAGGTGCATTTCTGCTGTCTACTGCAAACTTGCAAGCAGGCCATTGAAAGAGGCAAATTCTGAGACATTGTCCACTCCTTCTTTATCATCTGCATCGAGTTCCTTTTCTCTGAAGTACCCTGTCGATAGTTGGAGCCCTCGGTGCCATTACAATGCTGAGACAACCTCTGATACACATGGTTCATTTGATGGGAGTAATGGGCAATACACTGGGATGATaatttttccaaggatacaTATAGATGAAGACAAATTTGAATATGCCTCTAAaatgctggatacaatcag AACACTGATAAAACGTCTGGAGAAGATTGATCCTACAAAGATGGCGCATGAAGAGCAACTCTGTTTTTGGATTAACATCCACAATGCTTTGGTTATGCAT GCTTTCATGGCTTATGGGCTACAGGAAAAACGCATGAAAAGCACTGACATGATTCTGAAG GCTGCTTATAATGTGGGCGGACATTCAGTAAACTCTCAAATTATTCAGAACTCAATTCTTGGATGTCAATCTCACCGCCCTTCACTG TGGGTTCGCACGCTATTTACGCCAATGAAAAAATCAGGGAACTCCATACATCCATATGCACTTCGTCATCTAGAGCCAATCGCTCACTTTGCTCTTTCCACAGGGGCATTTTCAGATCCACCA GTAAGGCTGTACACAGCCAAAAAATTATACCACCAATTGGAGCAAGCCAGGACTGAGTTCATTGAAGCAAATGTTATGGTCAGGAAGCAGACCATCTTCCTACCCAAAGTTCTCCACTTTTATGCAAAGGATGCTGCGCTAGAGTTGCCTGACCTGATTGACATGGTATGTGAGAGCATGCCTGAACTACAGCAAAAAGAGATCAAACAATATCTTAGGAGGAGAGTTGACAAGTGTGTTGAGTGGTTACCCTGCAAATCTTCTTTCAGATACACTGTACATAGGAGTTTGGCTGAGTAG
- the LOC120712845 gene encoding uncharacterized protein LOC120712845 isoform X5 yields MLHKRYSLNLPDQLPEHRIITTAERTERTISKSGIRNCVPCPNFGLHDSVADLAWEIAVLEEEVVRKELHLLSLYRAAFDQYLGVSPRASAQVDQELQRQRSSRTADEGTLRLRNIKESAAYNLPTLSDSKRHTLELSRSSSGRSSLANFLSASITEYVPKISCKLSEDILRCISAVYCKLASRPLKEANSETLSTPSLSSASSSFSLKYPVDSWSPRCHYNAETTSDTHGSFDGSNGQYTGMIIFPRIHIDEDKFEYASKMLDTIRTLIKRLEKIDPTKMAHEEQLCFWINIHNALVMHAFMAYGLQEKRMKSTDMILKAAYNVGGHSVNSQIIQNSILGCQSHRPSLWVRTLFTPMKKSGNSIHPYALRHLEPIAHFALSTGAFSDPPVRLYTAKKLYHQLEQARTEFIEANVMVRKQTIFLPKVLHFYAKDAALELPDLIDMVCESMPELQQKEIKQYLRRRVDKCVEWLPCKSSFRYTVHRSLAE; encoded by the exons ATGCTCCATAAAAGATATTCGCTTAACCTCCCGGACCAGTTGCCGGAGCATCGCATCATCACAACTGCAGAGAGAACTGAAAGAACTATTTCAAAG TCAGGAATCAGGAACTGTGTTCCATGTCCAAATTTTGGACTACATGAT TCTGTTGCAGACTTGGCATGGGAGATTGCAGTGCTTGAGGAGGAAGTTGTTCGGAAGGAACTGCACCTGCTGTCCCTGTACAGAGCAGCATTTGATCAATATCTCGGCGTCTCTCCTCGTGCTTCTGCCCAG GTggatcaagaattgcaacgtcaACGCAGCAGCAGAACTGCTGACGAGGGCACGCTTCGCCTCAGAAATATCAAGGAATCAGCAGCATATAACCTGCCAACACTTTCAGATTCTAAACGC CATACGCTGGAGCTATCAAGATCATCTTCAGGGCGGTCTAGCCTTGCAAACTTCTTGAGTGCTTCTATAACTGAATATGTGCCCAAGATCTCCTGCAAACTTTCAGAGGACATACTTAGGTGCATTTCTGCTGTCTACTGCAAACTTGCAAGCAGGCCATTGAAAGAGGCAAATTCTGAGACATTGTCCACTCCTTCTTTATCATCTGCATCGAGTTCCTTTTCTCTGAAGTACCCTGTCGATAGTTGGAGCCCTCGGTGCCATTACAATGCTGAGACAACCTCTGATACACATGGTTCATTTGATGGGAGTAATGGGCAATACACTGGGATGATaatttttccaaggatacaTATAGATGAAGACAAATTTGAATATGCCTCTAAaatgctggatacaatcag AACACTGATAAAACGTCTGGAGAAGATTGATCCTACAAAGATGGCGCATGAAGAGCAACTCTGTTTTTGGATTAACATCCACAATGCTTTGGTTATGCAT GCTTTCATGGCTTATGGGCTACAGGAAAAACGCATGAAAAGCACTGACATGATTCTGAAG GCTGCTTATAATGTGGGCGGACATTCAGTAAACTCTCAAATTATTCAGAACTCAATTCTTGGATGTCAATCTCACCGCCCTTCACTG TGGGTTCGCACGCTATTTACGCCAATGAAAAAATCAGGGAACTCCATACATCCATATGCACTTCGTCATCTAGAGCCAATCGCTCACTTTGCTCTTTCCACAGGGGCATTTTCAGATCCACCA GTAAGGCTGTACACAGCCAAAAAATTATACCACCAATTGGAGCAAGCCAGGACTGAGTTCATTGAAGCAAATGTTATGGTCAGGAAGCAGACCATCTTCCTACCCAAAGTTCTCCACTTTTATGCAAAGGATGCTGCGCTAGAGTTGCCTGACCTGATTGACATGGTATGTGAGAGCATGCCTGAACTACAGCAAAAAGAGATCAAACAATATCTTAGGAGGAGAGTTGACAAGTGTGTTGAGTGGTTACCCTGCAAATCTTCTTTCAGATACACTGTACATAGGAGTTTGGCTGAGTAG